One region of Rhizoctonia solani chromosome 9, complete sequence genomic DNA includes:
- a CDS encoding SAC3/GANP domain protein associated with nuclear localization of protein has translation MDDGADALARRAQRFGKAPAAEEGVEHVDEEARLTELIQLRAQERKEAEQQGVLSTGKTRLEEAKDLVGICPGMISEYQYLWRKLRYNNIHSLEKDEHGVPQWYLTIKDYARSAAGNEQELPSDVRPPDVLLRTTDYLLSHLLSTHPFTAVNQAFIRDRARAIVKDFTMQHVRNAPAIEAHERIVRMAAISMHVFRDQRQPDGPFDHDGERKQFVNALSSLTQFYTDSRTPTLPKTFISPTHTSPNEPELQSYWHAFSIRKPPTLHGLPIDVTTHPLFTLTRNMIKLWDQSTRLIKEVEGMLLSPSERAAKERAEANKGVHRFKRPVTPDPAEAALVEGDEGWKPQRFDYPPTFAFPALALLRVIADPGVPWVLAAVFEASALDELRARALWEIWQVRRGGDVTVLELVEQLGFDTPEDVRTLVDAIAEASGRNVRRLRPKGAGAEVKAYRLVGSMKFPTHFHKVGRNVRLIDSKRPAGLELAQVVNQSWEKSTNGYDLPQDDIPELTFPERIDIEPGDTQPKPALNRLESSRTGTPANATGGGVFAGFGAVGKPGNAFGEAKAGNTFGEGKPVNVFGETKPPNIFGRPESKPSNPFGTASTSSFGVPSANPFGKPATSAPTANPFGAGLSSSSSSASAFGAGASAFGAGSNAFGAGATAFGAGSSAFSAGPSAFGAGSLVASGTKSSEPMKPSPEPTKASQLAKIDSPSGSKLSPFAASFVPKFGLTGSLPVPTPAKPAPVESEVTLDDTSTTQHEEDGTVGVTEEEEEELERAIEEEMARMAEEETARKLVAQQEAAKAAREAKLRDKLEAARKEEEIRKKKAEEERARKQVEEERRRAEEEQRRLEVEQHQLAEERARLEAERLRQLRLETLHSTTAELLFADILEILVVPEVQHAIQKEKQNRFILAKAFEHWEFRVAKRIKRRRVLDNMGLGRVGVAGAAEEVGELFDEDEIEDEDSSFVRERRRISFREERNDADLAAAMAKAAAERERLWAPGVFLDIIKDTVTSVAKQQNKNLDEIQGWDVWLCTSGANKSSAEWLRKKLNARPTQLVDGTVSVVSITPKAHKKESAPGLVVFECSPHLGAAMNDQEWNDAWSGEANRIARLFSAMSNHASYTPSLMFVLWSTDHVAQHSEIITRKLKQAASHLADVSIRGEPAVAVLVDETVEEVFQAALASLELDIDGHQVVERSSVTESLSKQISVWHQSLSSVLSKLPTFDDEVDLNVLRTSLRQVRHSSRPFPARFFCERVAQLVDIAITPSVSGNRPRFEVAAAERVFESALQESLNALEARPKKRMQNESPVRDNKKARLSPRATPSDENVFSSPEPAIEISGAAKLRALLTKTRNRWAESDSNDL, from the exons ATGGACGATGGAGCCGACGCACTTGCAAGGCGTGCTCAGCGGTTTGGAAAGGCTCCAGCTGCAGAAGAGGGGGTTGAACATGTAGACGAGGAAGCTAGGTTGACCGAA CTTATTCAACTGCGGGCCCAAGAGAGGAAAGAAGCCGAACAACAGGGAGTTTTGTCCACAGGAAAGACGAGACTCGAAGAGGCTAAGGATCTGGTTGGGATATGTCCTGG GATGATTTCAGAGTACCAATACCTGTGGCGGAAACTGCGATACAATAACATCCATTCTCTCGAAAAG GACGAGCATGGCGTACCACAGTGGTATCTGACTATTAAAGATTATGCCCGGTCTGCAGCTGGGAACGAACAAGAGCTGCCAAGTGATGTTCGACCACCAGATGTACTTCTC AGAACAACCGACTATCTTCTCTCCCATCTGCTCTCCACACACCCATTCACAGCTGTTAACCAGGCGTTTATACGAGACAGAGCCCGTGCAATAGTTAAAGACTTTACCATGCAACACGTCAG GAATGCGCCAGCTATCGAGGCCCATGAACGCATTGTCCGTATGGCAGCTATAAGCATGCACGTCTTTCGGGACCAAAGACAACCAGACGGACCATTCGATCATGATGGAGAGCGAAAACAATTTGTCAATG CCTTATCATCACTGACCCAATTCTACACCGACTCCCGTACACCCACCCTCCCCAAAACCTTTATCTCGCCAACACACACATCTCCAAATGAACCAGAACTCCAATCGTACTGGCACGCATTCTCCATCCGCAAACCCCCCACCCTTCACGGCCTTCCGATAGATGTAACGACTCATCCGCTCTTCACGTTGACCAGGAACATGATCAAGTTATGGGACCAAAGCACTCGACTGATCAAGGAGGTCGAAGGGATGTTACTCTCCCCTTCTGAACGCGCAGCCAAAGAACGCGCAGAAGCCAACAAGGGTGTACACCGTTTCAAGAGGCCTGTTACGCCCGACCCGGCTGAAGCAGCACTAGTAGAAGGAGACGAAGGGTGGAAGCCACAACGATTCGACTATCCGCCAACGTTTGCGTTTCCTGCGTTGGCGCTCTTGAGGGTAATTGCGGATCCGGGTGTACCATGGGTGTTGGCTGCGGTGTTTGAGGCTAGCGCGCTGGATGAGTTGAGGGCGAGAGCATTGTGGGAGATTTGGCAAGTTCGGAGAGGGGGGGATGTCACC GTTCTGGAACTGGTCGAACAACTTGGTTTCGACACACCCGAGGACGTCCGGACACTCGTGGACGCGATCGCCGAAGCATCAGGTCGCAACGTACGTCGTCTAAGACCTAAAGGAGCGGGAGCAGAGGTCAAAGCTTATCGCTTGGTGGGAAGTATGAAAT TTCCAACGCATTTCCACAAGGTCGGAAGAAACGTCCGGTTGATAGATAGTAAACGTCCAGCCGGATTAGAGTTGGCACAGGTCGTCAATCAGAGCTGGGAGAAATCCA CAAATGGCTATGACCTCCCACAAGACGACATACCCGAGCTCACATTCCCCGAGCGAATTGACATCGAACCTGGAGATACACAACCTAAACCGGCCTTGAACAGACTGGAATCAAGTAGGACCGGCACGCCTGCTAATGCTACAGGTGGCGGGGTGTTTGCTGGGTTTGGAGCAGTGGGCAAGCCGGGGAATGCTTTTGGGGAAGCAAAGGCCGGGAATACGTTTGGAGAGGGAAAACCGGTAAATGTCTTTGGCGAGACGAAACCTCCAAACATCTTTGGTAGGCCCGAATCGAAACCCAGTAACCCCTTTGGAACGGCTTCGACCAGCTCGTTTGGTGTCCCTTCTGCGAATCCGTTTGGGAAACCAGCAACCTCTGCCCCGACTGCGAATCCATTCGGCGCTGGTTTGTCGTCTTCATCATCGTCGGCTTCTGCATTCGGAGCTGGCGCTTCGGCGTTTGGTGCGGGGTCAAATGCGTTTGGAGCCGGAGCCACCGCGTTCGGAGCCGGCTCATCGGCATTTAGTGCAGGTCCTTCAGCCTTTGGCGCTGGTTCACTTGTTGCATCGGGTACCAAATCTTCTGAACCTATGAAACCATCACCCGAGCCGACCAAGGCTTCCCAACTCGCAAAAATCGATAGTCCCTCGGGGTCGAAGCTTTCCCCTTTTGCAGCGAGCTTTGTTCCCAAGTTCGGGTTGACTGGGTCGTTGCCTGTTCCTACACCCGCAAAACCAGCTCCGGTCGAGAGCGAGGTCACTTTAGATGACACAAGTACTACCCAGCATGAGGAAGATGGAACTGTGGGAGTGacggaagaagaggaagaagaactggaaagGGCAATAGAGGAGGAAATGGCAAGAATGGCGGAGGAAGAGACCGCGAGAAAACTTGTCGCCCAGCAAGAAGCGGCCAAAGCAGCGCGAGAAGCAAAACTTCGTGATAAACTCGAAGCTGCGAGAAAGGAGGAAGAGATCCGCAAGAAAAAGGCCGAAGAGGAGCGGGCGAGGAAGCAAGTAGAAGAGGAAAGGAGACGGGCAGAGGAGGAACAACGACGGTTAGAGGTGGAGCAACATCAACTTGCAGAAGAACGAGCACGTTTGGAAGCAGAACGCCTTAGACAGTTAAGGCTCGAGACACTCCACTCTACAACAGCTGAACTCTTATTCGCTGATATCCTCGAAATCCTTGTGGTTCCAGAGGTTCAACACGCCATTCAGAAAGAGAAACAAAATCGATTCATACTAGCCAAGGCATTCGAGCACTGGGAATTCCGAGTTGCGAAACGGATCAAGCGGAGGCGGGTGTTGGATAATATGGGATTGGGGCGAGTAGGTGTGGCTGGTGCGGCTGAAGAAGTTGGGGAATTGTTCGATGAGGATGAGATCGAAGATGAAGATTCTTCGTTTGTTCGGGAACGAAGGCGGATTAGCTTCAGGGAGGAAAGGAATGATGCTGACTTGGCTGCTGCCATGGCCAAG GCTGCGGCAGAACGCGAAAGGTTATGGGCTCCCGGAGTGTTTTTGGATATTATCAAGGATACGGTCACCAGCGTTGCAAAACAACAGAACAAGAATCTTGACGAGATACAAGGGTGGGATGTTTGGTTATGCACAAGCGGGGCAAACAAATCTTCAGCGGAATGGCTGCGGAAGAAGCTCAATGCAAGGCCTACTCAGTTGGTTGATGGGACGGTATCTGTCGTTTCTATAACACCCAAGGCTCATAAG AAGGAATCGGCTCCTGGGCTGGTTGTGTTTGAGTGCTCACCTCATTTGGGTGCGGCCATGAATGATCAGGAATG GAATGATGCATGGTCCGGTGAAGCAAATCGAATAGCACGCCTCTTCTCTGCGATGTCCAATCACGCATCATATACCCCTTCGCTTATGTTCGTTCTTTGGTCGACAGACCACGTTGCTCAACATTCAGAAATCATCACACGCAAG CTCAAGCAAGCTGCATCACACCTGGCTGACGTTTCTATCCGGGGCGAACCCGCGGTGGCGGTCCTGGTTGATGAAACTGTGGAAGAGGTATTCCAAGCGGCTTTAGCGTCGCTCGAACTGGACATTGATGGCCATCAAGTTGTCGAACGATCGTCTGTGACAG AATCGCTATCAAAACAAATCTCCGTCTGGCACCAATCGCTTTCGAGTGTTCTCTCCAAATTGCCTACCTTTGATGACGAAG TGGACTTGAACGTCCTCCGGACCTCACTACGACAAGTGCGGCACTCGTCACGGC CCTTCCCAGCCCGGTTTTTCTGCGAACGTGTAGCCCAGCTTGTTGACATCGCTATAACACCGTCGGTATCCGGGAACCGACCACGATTTGAAGTGGCAGCCGCGGAGCGGGTCTTTGAGAGCGCTCTACAGGAGTCCTTGAACGCACTTGAAGCACGTCCCAAAAAGCGCATGCAGAATGAAAGTCCAGT TCGTGACAACAAAAAGGCCCGATTATCCCCCCGCGCTACTCCGTCCGATGAAAATGTGTTCTCTAGCCCGGAACCGGCCATCGAAATCTCCGGGGCTGCTAAACTACGTGCTCTGCTGACGAAAACCCGGAACCGTTGGGCGGAGAGCGATAGTAACGATTTATAA
- a CDS encoding F-box-like protein has protein sequence MSSLAQPGRDILNINNLPPELLSYIFVFGEQAERFTRTNQATEHVRFPDVASQVCRHWRIVAINNPALWTYVVMKRPGEREVAMRYVSRTGLTDILDIEIEMRTEFWHQAEISPIDWIAQRAHTYDLLETLKTMGATPDRWRTLSVWVRQPEPLFEVVSFLHSHATPVLQCLSLRWGSKSMQSHEESRAINGMEMSLRSLVLSGTSAPCLRHVESTSVPWPFILERPSPLFTGLISLSLTAATRLTSVANLTALLRGIPDLNRFSHTECVPLISLRSLSIQSAYSRGDWILDILKAIRAPNLETFTLATELYADYASGTTDYELRLLNYLSGSDLDGDASEPITSTETTSIYALLHELDVSRVSCQSGGRTMITLLSSFPSISSLSIASHQMDCLGRSPWLLPRLKVLRLSGLLCSDLGNVLRRRNSAGYPIPFVELQNYQYWDQEDRDIWLSTLPDGVAVTEYPELEDISDNDGSEAGDWEDEANDPYEYQLGTESEWMEGAGTDSNDSDSIHEYPVEYEQEEYEPSDGYSETAGYSEDFYFPACWVDDNTFLDDIYGLDNPGGPYEGYHEDFDPFTTDVYFDGLYGYDGLGEYDGGEFSEDSGGWDDYGDGDGYDYDYDSYDYGQDDYIDSLGDIYEDAYDVDF, from the exons ATGAGTTCTCTTGCTCAGCCCGGAAGAGATATTCTGAATATTAACAATTTGCCTCCGGAGCTGTTATCCTACATATTCGTTTTTGGCGAACAAGCAGAGCGCTTTACTCGGACGAATCAAGCCACTGAGCATGTCAGGTTTCCAGATGTTGCATCG CAAGTGTGTCGTCACTGGAGAATTGTCGCTATCAACAACCCAGCATTGTGGACTTATGTTGTCATGAAGCGTCCCGGGGAGCGTGAAGTGGCGATGCGCTACGTTAGCCGTACTGGTCTGACTGATATCCTCGACATCGAAATCGAGATGCGGACTGAATTTTGGCACCAGGCTGAAATCTCTCCAATTGATTGGATAGCACAACGAGCACATACGTATGATTTACTCGAGACCTTGAAGACTATGGGTGCGACTCCCGACCGATGGCGAACACTATCGGTCTGGGTTAGGCAACCTGAACCTCTATTCGAAGTAGTCAGCTTCTTGCACAGCCATGCTACCCCAGTGCTCCAATGTCTCTCCCTCAGATGGGGTTCGAAAAGCATGCAAAGTCACGAAGAgagcagagcaatcaacggCATGGAAATGTCGCTACGATCTCTTGTACTTTCTGGCACCTCAGCACCCTGCCTACGTCATGTGGAGTCCACTTCTGTTCCTTGGCCATTTATTTTGGAGCGCCCTTCCCCGTTGTTTACTGGGCTAATAAGCCTGTCCCTCACTGCGGCGACTCGGCTCACTTCTGTTGCCAATTTAACTGCATTGCTCCGCGGAATCCCCGACTTGA ACCGATTTTCACACACAGAATGTGTTCCCCTAATCTCACTTCGTTCATTATCCATTCAGAGCGCTTATAGTAGAGGTGATTGGATTCTTGATATTCTCAAGGCAATCCGAGCCCCCAACCTTGAAACCTTCACCTTGGCCACCGAGTTATATGCCGATTATGCCAGCGGAACAACAGATTATGAGCTCAGGCTCCTGAACTATTTATCTGGTAGCGACCTGGATGGAGACGCCAGCGAGCCCATTACTTCGACAGAAACTACATCAATTTATGCTTTACTGCATGAGCTCGATGTTTCCCGTGTTTCGTGCCAGAGTGGAGGGAGAACGATGATCACCCTATTATCTTCGTTCCCATCCATATCATCTCTCTCCATCGCCAGTCACCAAATGGATTGTTTAGGAAGGTCACCGTGGTTACTCCCCAGACTGAAAGTTTTGAGATTGAGCGGCCTTTTGTGTTCGGACCTGGGGAACGTGCTCCGTCGCCGGAATTCAGCTGGGTACCCCATTCCATTCGTAGAGCTGCAAAACTACCAATACTGGGACCAAGAAGACCGAGATATCTGGCTCAGTACTCTACCCGACGGTGTCGCTGTTACAGAATACCCGGAGTTAGAAGACATATCAGACAATGATGGAAGTGAAGCGGGCGATTGGGAGGACGAAGCCAACGACCCCTATGAATATCAACTTGGTACTGAGAGCGAATGGATGGAAGGTGCTGGAACTGATTCAAATGATAGCGACTCGATACACGAATATCCGGTGGAATATGAACAGGAGGAGTACGAACCGTCGGATGGGTATAGTGAAACCGCGGGTTATTCGGAAGATTTTTACTTTCCAGCATGCTGGGTTGATGATAATACTTTCCTGGACGACATCTATGGTTTGGATAACCCTGGGGGCCCCTATGAAGGATATCATGAAGATTTCGACCCGTTTACCACTGATGTTTACTTCGACGGGCTCTACGGTTATGATGGTCTCGGTGAATATGATGGTGGGGAATTTTCGGAAGACAGTGGAGGTTGGGACGATTATGGCGATGGCGATGGCTATGACTACGACTACGACAGTTATGACTATGGCCAGGATGATTACATTGACAGTCTGGGTGACATCTATGAAGACGCCTATGATGTTGACTTCTGA
- a CDS encoding Serine/threonine-protein kinase has translation MSTTAALLDSAQLIAQGAEARVYKTTLGSSPVLLKHRFPKQYRNSALDVSLTKQRVSGEARALLRCLRFGVSVPGIRFVHADTGVLGIEWIEGTSVRKVLGGGAEGEEELDVAEEEIEDEEAEMDELKDVYGLTQEGLMTLIGEEIAKMHKSDIIHGDLTTSNMMLRQDTKNKETQLVLIDFGLSYNSVLVEDKAVDLYVLERAFASTHPQSEGMFSQVLEAYGRVSGPAWKNIKRRLDDEVFMYQIISRSFQQVCSQWMKVALANHALWTHIHIVEHFDDDNVALWVSRAGPDALFDIEIDMLEPYCGVAFFDITDWQEQVSHIGRIFKFFSSVKAGPQRWRSLSLSVLQPEPMYKFIQLLNKHPAPNLSHLYLCSEPDRSDDEFHKERCLTDAHYCKGYSPSEHAVPNLRHAEFTYVSWRYIFDRPKPLLSGLVKLKLSAGTVIPELVLPNIQILLLANPNLRWLRINAEFAYDYEFDRLPDEKCPKPVLLSSLKFLSLEGGDNISLVSDILSIITAPSLDGLMLGSHGVSNDDEFVSKIFNYLATGQPPMTENSAIASINKSAFRFSANWILQAYP, from the exons ATGTCTACAACTGCTGCCTTACTAGACTCGGCGCAGCTCATTGCACAAGGAGCCGAGGCT AGAGTGTACAAAACCACGCTTGGCTCTTCTCCGGTTCTCCTAAAACATCGATTTCCTAAACAATACCGGAACAGCGCACTCGATGTTTCACTCACCAAACAACGAGTCTCGGGAGAAGCCAGGGCGTTGCTGAGGTGTTTGAG ATTCGGTGTTTCGGTCCCTGGTATTCGTTTTGTTCATGCAGATACAGGTGTCTTAGGAATTGAGTGGATAGAGGGAACGAGTGTACGCAAGGTACTAGGTGGTGGGGCAGAGGGCGAAGAGGAGTTAGACGTTGCCGAAGAGGAAATAGAAGACGAAGAGGCTGAAATGGACGAATTGAAAGATGTCTACGGGCTGACGCAAG AGGGATTAATGACACTTATCGGCGAAGAGATAGCGAAGATGCATAAAAGTGATATTATTCATGGCGATTTAACTACATCCAACATGATGCTCCGACAAGACACAAAAAATAAAGAGACACAATTG GTTCTTATCGACTTCGGCCTCTCGTACAATTCAGTGCTTGTTGAAGACAAGGCAGTAGATCTCTATGTACTTGAACGTGCATTTGCTTCGACGCACCCGCAGTCGGAGGGAATGTTCAGCCAG GTTCTGGAGGCATATGGAAGAGTAAGCGGACCAGCCTGGAAAAACATAAAGAGAAGGTTAGATGATG AGGTGTTCATGTATCAAATTATTTCCCGATCGTTCCAGCAAGTTTGTAGCCAATGGATGAAGGTCGCACTTGCAAACCACGCCCTCTGGACCCATATCCATATTGTGGAGCACTTCGACGATGACAATGTTGCACTTTGGGTGTCTCGTGCAGGTCCCGATGCATTATTCGATATCGAGATCGATATGCTCGAGCCGTATTGCGGCGTCGCATTCTTTGACATCACTGATTGGCAAGAGCAAGTGTCACATATTGGAAGAATTTTCAAGTTTTTCTCTTCTGTCAAGGCTGGGCCTCAACGTTGGAGATCCTTGTCCCTTTCTGTCCTACAACCTGAGCCGATGTACAAATTTATCCAGCTTTTGAACAAACATCCTGCTCCGAACCTGAGTCACTTGTACTTGTGCTCTGAACCCGACCGGAGTGACGATGAATTTCACAAAGAAAGATGCTTGACTGATGCTCACTATTGTAAAGGGTATTCACCATCTGAACATGCCGTCCCCAATCTCCGCCATGCAGAATTCACTTACGTATCTTGGAGATATATTTTTGACCGACCAAAACCCTTGCTTAGTGGTCTAGTTAAACTCAAACTATCGGCTGGCACTGTGATCCCTGAACTAGTACTCCCAAACATTCAAATTCTCCTATTGGCAAATCCAAACCTACGATGGTTGCGCATCAACGCGGAGTTCGCATATGATTACGAATTTGATCGCCTTCCTGACGAAAAATGTCCAAAGCCTGTCCTTTTATCGTCCCTCAAATTCTTGTCACTTGAGGGAGGAGACAACATATCATTGGTGTCGGATATCCTCTCGATCATCACTGCTCCCTCACTCGATGGTCTGATGCTAGGAAGCCATGGAGTAAGCAATGATGATGAGTTTGTGTCTAAAATCTTTAATTATCTTGCAACTGGTCAACCACCTATGACCGAGAATTCTGCTATTGCTTCTATAAATAAATCAGCGTTCCGCTTCTCCGCAAACTGGATATTACAGGCTTATCCGTGA
- a CDS encoding Melanoma-associated antigen G1, which yields MPPKRYSAKRSSQAAPSQSQAPRPSQVPRTTQAPRAPQASGSLTQRRRRVIEEEDEDDEPEQEGGENGEGDEGGEAELERRIALLVRLALSVEHAKGSLRRDQINKIVFPNGGRTFNAVLRGANHNLRKVFGLEMVELMTRAERDKVGAGEGEDEDDDERTATGRKKNKVGASSKTYIIRSALDPALVTLANKPDADLSAAGDLDLERLNSKNKTVNPDEEETVAAASRAGTSILGWDVGGEGEGDWYSVMSILLGLILVNGRSVADNTLRALIKPLGLTPNAEMFVPISNHRRRMKFPEFLAHLTKLGYLERARATLAMAGTQQPKKRGRQSQAAAVDDDDDGSAIEWKWGSRAHAEMGEKAVAEFMVDFMVERAIKDAARQLRRNGQTQGGDEDEEDEEANVGRTERNERAKDKAALEARAEKMREAMMRDVERSAGGHLSDAGKGVPTS from the exons ATGCCACCCAAAAGATACTCCGCCAAGCGATCCAGCCAGGCTGCTCCCTCTCAGTCCCAGGCTCCTAGACCTTCGCAGGTGCCGAGAACTACACAAGCTCCTCGAGCACCGCAAGCCTCTGGTAGTCTTACCCAGAGAAGGCGAAGAGTAATCGAagaagaagacgaagacgacgaGCCAGAGCAGGAGGGTGGAGAGAATGGCGAAGGCGACGAGGGAGGAGAAGCT GAACTCGAGCGCCGAATAGCTTTGCTTGTCAGATTGGCACTCTCTGTTGAGCATGCCAAGGGCAGTTTAAGAAGAGATCAAATTAACAAAATCG TCTTTCCAAACGGCGGTCGCACTTTCAATGCCGTCCTACGAGGCGCAAATCACAATTTGCGCAAGGTGTTTGGACTTGAAATGGTCGAGCTGATGACACGTGCGGAAAGGGACAAAGTCGGTGCGGGTGAGGGCGAAGATGAAGACGATGATGAACGGACTGCAactgggaggaagaagaataaaG TCGGAGCATCATCCAAAACATATATTATTCGCTCCGCGCTCGATCCCGCCCTTGTCACACTCGCGAATAAACCAGATGCTGATCTTAGTGCGGCTGGGGACCTTGATCTCGAACGTCTCAATTCAAAAAACAAGACCGTCAATCCTGATGAAGAAGAAACGGTCGCTGCCGCCTCACGAGCTGGAACCTCTATTCTGGGTTGGGATGTCGGAGGCGAGGGAGAGGGCGACTGGTACAGTGTGATGTCTATCCTACTGGGACTAATATTGGTCAATGGGAGAAGTGTTGCAGACA ACACTCTCAGAGCATTAATTAAGCCACTTGGTCTAACACCGAATGCTGAGATGTTCGTCCCGATCTCAAACCACCGTCGTCGGATGAAATTCCCCGAGTTTCTCGCACATCTCACCAAGTTGGGGTACCTCGAGCGTGCACGCGCTACTCTAGCCATGGCCGGTACGCAGCAGCCAAAGAAGCGAGGGCGTCAATCTCAAGCTGCTGCCGtggacgacgacgacgatggaAGTGCGATAGAATGGAAATGGGGTAGTCGAGCACATGCTGAAATGGGAGAAAAGGCCGTGGCAGAGTTCATGGTCGATTTTATGGTTGAACGGGCGATCAAGGACGCAGCTAGGCAGCTCAGACGGAATGGTCAAACCCAGGGCGGggatgaagacgaagaagacgaagaagCTAATGTTGGGAGGACGGAGAGGAACGAACGAGCAAAGGACAAGGCCGCGTTGGAGGCTCGAGCAGAGAAGATGCGGGAGGCCATGATGCGGGATGTAGAACGATCGGCTGGTGGGCATTTGAGTGACGCTGGGAAGGGTGTTCCTACCAGTTAG